A single Lactuca sativa cultivar Salinas chromosome 8, Lsat_Salinas_v11, whole genome shotgun sequence DNA region contains:
- the LOC111893274 gene encoding protein AGENET DOMAIN (AGD)-CONTAINING P1: protein MAYERGDRVEITNKEEGFAGSYYIANIISSLSKKEYIIQYRTLLNDDGFAPLREIVTADQIRPLPPEVMTTEFSLLDLVDAYDKDGWWVGKVIRKTGSNYLVYFEDSREEIVYPLSMLRIHQEWDGRVWVSSKK from the coding sequence ATGGCGTATGAAAGAGGCGACAGGGTAGAAATTACGAACAAAGAAGAGGGTTTCGCGGGTTCATACTACATAGCAAACATCATCTCTTCGCTTTCCAAAAAAGAGTACATAATCCAGTACAGAACGCTTCTGAACGACGACGGTTTTGCGCCTTTGAGAGAGATCGTCACCGCCGATCAAATCCGGCCGCTTCCGCCGGAGGTTATGACGACTGAGTTTTCGTTGTTGGATCTAGTCGATGCTTACGACAAGGATGGGTGGTGGGTGGGTAAGGTTATAAGGAAGACGGGATCGAATTACTTGGTGTATTTTGAGGATTCAAGAGAAGAAATTGTTTATCCGTTGAGTATGCTAAGGATTCATCAAGAATGGGATGGCAGGGTTTGGGTTTCTTCCAAAAAATAA